The nucleotide window AAGTAAAATCCCCACAATACGCATGCTCGCTGCAATGACTAATGCGACGACAACCATAAATAATAAATGGATCCACTTAGCTGGGAGACCACTCGCTTTTGCAAATTCTTCATCGAAGGATAAAACAAATAGTTCTTTAAAGAAAATTAATAAAAATACTACCACTACAATAGCAATTGCAAATACTACATATAAATCCTGTCTAGATACTGCCGATACCGATCCAAATAAATAACTCATTAAATCTGTATTAAAGCCACTTGCAAGAGAAATTAGAATAGCACTAATACCAATACCACCTGACATAATAATCGGAATTGCAAGCTCTTCATAATGCTTATATAGCCTACGTAAGCGCTCAATTAATATAGAGCCACTTACCGATGCGATAATCCCTAAATAAATAGGATTTAGCAACGCTAACCCAACAAACGTTTGACTTAAATATAAGCTCCCAGCAATCCCTGCTAGCGTCACGTGGGATAGTGCATCCGCTATTAAGGATAAGCGGCGTACGACTATAAATACACCAAGTAATGGAGCAATGACCCCTATAATAAGCCCTGAGAAAAAGGCGTTTTGTAAAAATTCATAATTAAATATCGCTTCTATCATTTCTGCCTTCTCCTCTTAATGAATCTTTCGAACAGAATGACCGTACCAGCTTGCCCGCTGCTCTTCAGAAATCGTATCAAAATCATTTTTAAAGCCATGGAAATGGATCGTTTGATTTAAACAAGCAACATGGCTCACTCGATCCGATACCGTATCCACATCATGTGTTACTAAAATTAATGTCATATTATGGTGCGCATTTAAGTGTGCGAGCATATCATAAAATGCTTGCACATTTTCGTGATCAATCCCAACTGTTGGCTCATCTAAAATAAGTAATTTAGGTTGTGCAACTAATGCTCTGGCAATAAATACACGCTGCTGTTGACCACCAGATAATTGTCCTATATTACGTTTTGCATACTGTTCCATACCAACATCCGCTAAAGCACGTCTAACTAATACATCTGCATCTTTTGGTAATCTTTTAAATAGTCCAGCCTTTTTTGTTAAGCCGCTTTTCACCACTTCTTCAACCGTTGCAGGAAAGCCTGAGTTAAAGGCATTGGATTTTTGTGACACATAACCAATCCATTCACGATGGTTGAATTGACTTGCCTGTTCACCAAATAAGTAAATTTCACCTGACATGGGCTTTAACAGCCCTAAAATCAACTTTAATAGTGTCGATTTTCCAGAACCATTTTGCCCTAAAAGTGCTAGAAAATCTCCTTCTTCGACTTTCAATGAAATATTTTTCAGTACTTGCGTATATTCATATTGAAATGACACATTTTTTAGTTCAATTAACGTTTTTTTCATTTCACTCGCTTCTTTCTAATTCAAAATCATTACGATTTACAATTTGATAGTATAAAGGACTTTTATCTATATGTAAAGGAAATAAACTTGAAAGGATGATGAAAATTAGCATGTTAGAGTGGGCTGAAAATCTTCAGAAAATGAATGATAAGCAAGTTCAGCAATTTGCCAAAAAGAAGAAGATTGATTTATCTTTAGAGGAAATAAAAAAATTGCGTAAGATTTTTTCAAAAGCATCGATTACTTGGGGGATTTATGGGATA belongs to Solibacillus sp. FSL R7-0682 and includes:
- a CDS encoding metal ABC transporter ATP-binding protein; amino-acid sequence: MKKTLIELKNVSFQYEYTQVLKNISLKVEEGDFLALLGQNGSGKSTLLKLILGLLKPMSGEIYLFGEQASQFNHREWIGYVSQKSNAFNSGFPATVEEVVKSGLTKKAGLFKRLPKDADVLVRRALADVGMEQYAKRNIGQLSGGQQQRVFIARALVAQPKLLILDEPTVGIDHENVQAFYDMLAHLNAHHNMTLILVTHDVDTVSDRVSHVACLNQTIHFHGFKNDFDTISEEQRASWYGHSVRKIH
- a CDS encoding isopropylmalate synthase, with amino-acid sequence MLEWAENLQKMNDKQVQQFAKKKKIDLSLEEIKKLRKIFSKASITWGIYGIPKDVLKEVEDVIGQKRLNQLRKEIGI
- a CDS encoding metal ABC transporter permease; the encoded protein is MIEAIFNYEFLQNAFFSGLIIGVIAPLLGVFIVVRRLSLIADALSHVTLAGIAGSLYLSQTFVGLALLNPIYLGIIASVSGSILIERLRRLYKHYEELAIPIIMSGGIGISAILISLASGFNTDLMSYLFGSVSAVSRQDLYVVFAIAIVVVVFLLIFFKELFVLSFDEEFAKASGLPAKWIHLLFMVVVALVIAASMRIVGILLVSSLMTLPVAAAMRLARGFKEAIIYSIVFGELAVIIGLVSAFYLNLAPGGTIVVTSIVILLFVIVSKKLVLKMTTKAEGEEVL